A portion of the Pseudomonas protegens CHA0 genome contains these proteins:
- a CDS encoding VF530 family DNA-binding protein produces MTDTHTDPLHGVTLEQILKALVEHYEWSGLAERIDIRCFKSDPSIKSSLTFLRKTPWAREKVEKLYVKLQRTKRPL; encoded by the coding sequence ATGACCGACACCCACACCGACCCGCTGCATGGCGTGACCCTGGAACAGATCCTCAAGGCGCTGGTGGAACACTACGAGTGGTCGGGGCTGGCCGAACGCATTGATATCCGCTGCTTCAAGAGCGACCCGAGCATCAAGTCGAGCCTGACCTTCCTGCGCAAGACGCCCTGGGCGAGGGAGAAGGTCGAGAAACTCTATGTGAAGTTGCAACGCACCAAGCGCCCGCTTTAA
- a CDS encoding TonB-dependent receptor produces MSRSTPRPSRSLLWRLSPLSAALLIASQAHAVELPQQVITANPLGSTELAAPSTVLEGDQLTLEQKGSLGETLNKQPGVSSSYFGPGASRPIIRGLDGDRIRILQNGVGALDASSLSYDHAVPLDPVNVERIEIVRGPAALLYGGNAIGGVVNSFDNRIPTEAIEGIHGAGELRYGGADTTRSSAGKLEAGDGTFALHLDANSRQFNDLKIPGYARSRHAAASEDGDGKKGRLGNSDGRQDGGAIGGSYTWDDGYAGLSYSNYDSNYGSPAEEDVRIRMKQDHYAFASELRNLQGPFSSLKFNAGYTDYEHREIEGGETGTTFKNKGYEARVEARHQPLGPLEGVIGAQVNRNEFSALGEEAFVPQTDTNSGALFILEELQATERLRLSLGGRLEHTTVDPESKGNERFAQADKSSSFTAGSLSSGAVYTLTPVWSLAATLGYTERAPTFYELYANGAHVATGTYEVGSAKLSKEKAVSSDLALRFDNGIHKGSVGVFYSHFSNYIGLLGTGRTLNDEGEEDATGIPEYAYSGVRARFSGIEAQDRWTLGENAYGKFALELSGDYTRAKNLDNGQDLPRIAPLRLNSGLLWELDRWQARLDVQHAASQGRVPDNESGTDGYTTFGASAGYRFDIGHSQWLAFVKGENLTNQTVRYASSILRDIAPAAGRSVEVGLRTTF; encoded by the coding sequence ATGTCCCGCTCAACTCCCCGCCCTTCTCGCTCCCTGCTCTGGCGCCTGTCGCCACTGTCCGCCGCGCTGCTGATCGCCTCCCAGGCCCATGCCGTGGAATTGCCCCAGCAGGTCATCACCGCCAACCCCCTGGGCAGCACCGAACTGGCCGCCCCAAGCACTGTGCTGGAAGGCGACCAACTGACCCTGGAACAAAAAGGCAGCCTCGGTGAAACCCTGAACAAACAGCCGGGCGTGTCTTCATCCTACTTCGGGCCGGGGGCCAGCCGGCCGATCATTCGCGGCCTGGATGGCGACCGGATTCGCATTCTGCAGAACGGCGTCGGGGCCCTCGACGCCTCGTCGCTGTCCTACGACCATGCGGTGCCCCTGGACCCGGTTAACGTCGAGCGCATCGAGATCGTCCGCGGCCCGGCGGCCCTGCTGTACGGCGGCAACGCCATTGGCGGGGTGGTCAACAGCTTCGACAATCGGATTCCCACCGAGGCCATCGAGGGCATCCACGGGGCGGGCGAGTTGCGCTACGGCGGCGCCGACACCACCCGCAGCAGCGCCGGCAAGCTGGAAGCCGGCGATGGCACCTTTGCCCTGCACCTGGATGCCAACTCGCGGCAGTTCAATGACCTGAAGATTCCCGGCTACGCCCGCAGCCGTCACGCTGCGGCCAGTGAAGACGGGGATGGCAAGAAAGGTCGCCTGGGCAACAGCGACGGTCGCCAGGACGGCGGTGCCATCGGCGGTTCCTACACCTGGGACGACGGCTATGCCGGCCTGTCCTACAGCAACTACGACTCCAACTACGGCTCCCCCGCCGAAGAAGACGTGCGCATCCGCATGAAGCAGGACCACTACGCCTTCGCTTCGGAACTGCGCAACCTGCAGGGCCCGTTCAGCTCGCTCAAGTTCAACGCCGGCTACACCGACTACGAACACCGCGAGATCGAGGGCGGCGAAACCGGCACCACCTTCAAGAACAAGGGCTACGAGGCCCGTGTCGAGGCCCGGCACCAGCCGCTGGGCCCGCTCGAAGGGGTGATCGGTGCACAGGTCAACCGCAACGAATTCTCCGCCCTGGGCGAAGAAGCCTTCGTGCCACAGACCGATACCAACAGCGGCGCGCTGTTCATCCTCGAAGAACTGCAAGCCACCGAACGCCTGCGGCTCAGCCTCGGCGGGCGCCTGGAACACACCACCGTGGACCCGGAAAGCAAGGGCAACGAACGCTTCGCCCAGGCCGACAAGTCCAGCAGCTTCACCGCCGGCAGCCTGTCCTCGGGGGCGGTCTACACCCTGACCCCGGTCTGGTCCCTGGCCGCGACCCTGGGCTACACCGAGCGCGCCCCGACCTTCTACGAGCTGTATGCCAACGGCGCCCACGTCGCCACCGGCACCTATGAAGTGGGCAGCGCCAAGCTATCGAAGGAAAAAGCCGTGTCCAGCGACCTGGCCCTGCGCTTCGACAACGGCATCCACAAAGGCAGCGTCGGCGTGTTCTACAGCCACTTCTCCAACTACATCGGCCTGCTGGGCACAGGGCGCACCCTCAACGATGAAGGCGAAGAAGATGCGACAGGCATCCCGGAATACGCCTACAGCGGAGTGCGGGCACGCTTCAGTGGGATCGAGGCCCAGGATCGCTGGACCCTGGGGGAAAACGCCTACGGCAAGTTCGCCCTGGAACTGTCCGGCGACTACACCCGGGCCAAGAACCTGGATAACGGCCAGGACCTGCCCCGCATCGCTCCATTGCGCCTGAACAGTGGCCTGCTGTGGGAACTGGACCGCTGGCAGGCACGCCTGGATGTACAACATGCCGCCAGCCAGGGCCGGGTGCCGGACAACGAAAGCGGCACCGATGGCTACACCACCTTTGGCGCCAGTGCCGGTTATCGCTTCGATATCGGACATAGCCAGTGGCTGGCCTTCGTCAAGGGCGAGAACCTGACCAACCAGACCGTGCGCTATGCCAGCTCGATCCTGCGGGATATCGCGCCGGCCGCGGGGCGCAGTGTGGAAGTGGGGTTGCGTACTACCTTTTAA
- a CDS encoding PLP-dependent aminotransferase family protein yields MWVPQLSEFNQPVYLSIADALARDIGSGLLNDGDRLPTLRELAVTLNVTPGTISRAYSEAQRRGLVQGEVGRGTYVLAQPPLVLPEGSSAPSLSLGQAEALDLSIIKPYSETLEYWLRGALVGMARSSDFGRALDYAPDGGHPAHREAGAQWLRHSLPEANWQQVVITSGAQHGLMVAISALSNAGDVVLCESLCYPGIISVAHGLERRLRGVAMDEEGILPEALREQCLREKPALLVCVASCQNPTTAIMSPRRRAQIAAIAEEFDFLIIDDDIYGFLATDPSIKPLSSYAPQRSVYLTSLSKAIMPALRVGYLYSPPKLLSRLSSMVRSSVWMPSPLTAQLASNVIVEGLDRKLVQTQRNEAAARQAIARDVFAGLEIRTQPHSYHLWLTLPEPWTGDEFATLARANGVLVMSGSQFQVERGASSRCVRVVLMSPTTQDELRFALTQLASLIEADPRRYR; encoded by the coding sequence ATGTGGGTTCCCCAGTTAAGCGAGTTCAATCAACCGGTCTACCTGTCCATCGCCGACGCCCTGGCGCGGGATATCGGCAGCGGTTTGTTGAATGATGGTGACCGCTTGCCGACCCTGCGCGAGCTGGCGGTAACCCTGAATGTCACCCCTGGCACCATCAGCCGCGCCTACAGCGAAGCTCAGCGGCGTGGGTTGGTGCAGGGCGAAGTCGGCCGCGGCACTTACGTGCTGGCGCAGCCGCCGCTGGTGTTGCCCGAAGGTTCCAGCGCTCCGTCCCTGTCCCTGGGGCAGGCCGAAGCCCTGGACCTGTCGATCATCAAGCCCTACAGCGAAACCCTGGAGTACTGGTTGCGTGGCGCCCTGGTGGGCATGGCCCGCAGCAGTGACTTCGGCCGGGCGCTGGACTACGCCCCCGATGGAGGCCACCCGGCTCATCGCGAGGCCGGGGCGCAGTGGTTGCGGCATTCCTTGCCCGAGGCCAACTGGCAGCAGGTGGTCATTACCTCCGGTGCCCAGCACGGGCTGATGGTGGCCATCAGCGCCCTGAGCAACGCCGGCGACGTGGTGCTTTGCGAGTCGCTCTGCTATCCGGGCATCATCTCCGTGGCCCACGGCCTGGAGCGGCGCCTGCGGGGCGTGGCCATGGATGAAGAGGGAATACTCCCCGAGGCCCTGCGCGAGCAGTGCCTGCGGGAAAAACCGGCGCTGCTGGTGTGCGTCGCCAGTTGCCAGAACCCCACCACGGCGATCATGTCGCCAAGGCGTCGGGCGCAAATTGCGGCAATCGCCGAAGAGTTCGACTTCCTGATCATCGACGACGATATCTACGGCTTTCTCGCCACCGATCCGTCGATCAAGCCGCTGTCGAGCTATGCGCCGCAGCGTTCGGTGTACCTCACCAGCCTGTCCAAGGCGATCATGCCGGCGTTGCGCGTGGGTTACCTCTACAGCCCGCCAAAGCTGCTGTCGCGGCTGAGTTCCATGGTCCGTAGCAGCGTGTGGATGCCGTCGCCGCTGACCGCGCAATTGGCCAGCAATGTGATTGTCGAAGGCTTGGACCGCAAGCTGGTGCAGACCCAGCGCAATGAAGCGGCAGCGCGCCAGGCGATTGCCCGGGACGTGTTTGCCGGCCTGGAGATCCGGACCCAGCCCCACAGCTATCACCTGTGGCTGACCTTGCCGGAGCCCTGGACGGGCGATGAGTTCGCCACCCTGGCCCGAGCCAATGGCGTGCTGGTGATGAGCGGCAGCCAGTTCCAGGTGGAACGCGGTGCCAGCTCCCGTTGTGTGCGGGTGGTATTGATGTCGCCCACCACCCAGGACGAGTTGCGCTTTGCCCTGACCCAGCTGGCCAGCCTGATCGAGGCTGACCCGCGGCGTTACCGCTAA
- a CDS encoding Pr6Pr family membrane protein has protein sequence MAGFSLPGLCTRRGLIAVAAILGWFGLTVQLYLILLLRWDSGASLLGGLVNFFSFFTVLSNTLVASVLTCALNLRVSKGQAFMLQPWVSGAVAASILLVGLAYSLLLRHLWHPQGWQWLADELLHDVMPLLFLVYWWCCVPKGGLRMRHIGWWTLYPIVYFAYLLLRGHLLGLYPYPFISVDRLGYPRVLLNALGILAGFVLVSLLLLGLDRWLGKLRSRAP, from the coding sequence ATGGCTGGCTTCTCGCTGCCGGGGCTGTGCACTCGGCGTGGCCTGATTGCCGTGGCGGCGATCCTTGGCTGGTTCGGGCTGACCGTCCAGCTGTACCTGATCCTGCTGTTGCGCTGGGACAGTGGCGCCAGCCTGCTGGGCGGGCTGGTGAACTTCTTCAGTTTCTTCACCGTGCTCAGCAATACCCTGGTGGCCAGCGTGCTGACTTGCGCCCTCAACCTGCGGGTTTCCAAGGGGCAGGCGTTCATGCTCCAGCCCTGGGTCAGCGGCGCCGTGGCGGCGAGCATTCTGCTGGTGGGGCTGGCCTACAGCCTGCTGTTGCGCCACCTGTGGCATCCCCAGGGTTGGCAATGGCTGGCGGACGAGTTGCTGCATGACGTGATGCCGCTGCTGTTCCTGGTCTATTGGTGGTGTTGCGTGCCCAAGGGCGGGCTGCGGATGAGGCACATCGGGTGGTGGACGCTCTACCCGATTGTGTATTTCGCCTACCTGTTGCTGCGCGGGCACTTGCTTGGGCTGTACCCCTATCCCTTCATCTCCGTGGACAGGCTGGGCTACCCCCGGGTGCTGCTCAATGCCCTCGGGATATTGGCGGGGTTCGTCCTGGTATCCCTGCTGTTGCTGGGGCTGGACCGCTGGCTGGGTAAACTCCGGTCCCGGGCCCCGTAG